One Vespa velutina chromosome 12, iVesVel2.1, whole genome shotgun sequence DNA window includes the following coding sequences:
- the LOC124953284 gene encoding tubby-related protein 4 isoform X7, with protein MALICYRDGFVLVGSVGGQRYWSSMLNDKATITCGIWTPDDQQVYFGTTAGQLIVMDVHGAMVSEVQLAAGVTSMAWSAEKFTMEEGDEDVTSDKSRRDERNYILAVCLADGNIVMLRSFDDVSPITIRTNLKTPLHAEWSNSRKLLAIAGTKDSDSLPQNNSLEYTNLLKFYSVNGTLVYTTVIPYTQCPVSALTWGHNDRRLFVATGARVHAAWVSRRVGSLQLLSRLAVRAALTRESSVQQLPLPSRLRASVAALFASTIRFFFPPFSFSFSFLLVFFFFSFCFFSIRCPVPEPRELRRFVSRPPAGSGRLHCTMLRHAVEPIPCYTLYLEYLGGLVPLLKGRRTSKIRPEFVIFDPQSQDTLQLFDDVSQCPSFSDGSDTERDTADLCGSPRNRRKNRRKKEEKGSEETDDLTYVDTLPEHARLVEVTSNIWGTKFKFHGLADSVPANLGQVTYRTSLLHLQPRQMTLVMTELRDDLPAGPDPSFNPNLFSEDEEETFQDLQGTSRATSETQPPPIAPMTPRNARLNPNRPKSQISNQFLTTEALPASLARVENYENEFPYVDLQEMTNLYENIRSAPTNTYRTPPRHNPPRCCDVPALQSPKNAVAPTQTLIATSNTGTDYSSNIQRVKTALADQQNTGMVTKKELENNKLNQISQEDKSSLNSGSSNIIPTSMHNGQVPLAEASSSQNSILNNLDGGNDCSQSQMIYMNGLNIMTSCSSNVLNSNHSNNVQQSCHGFLHPRNNQNNGTNLSISPSQSNLNPFSKHNNGSNGSSSLLLPSTCSYQLSDNSDHEQSTSCSPCNLKQQKEMKSQGSYGKINVSNQSNGKTEELRFIDEESKAEADIEQFRGVHRTPTVVSIGPLCSNDSIVRSCSVGYLDLVDVHQLVPCDVALKMLRKEAPNKRLVLVSRKTKRRKKNRPQHDIGQQNSKPPRLRNCGKSKSLDSSDIFPSNELITTPPQLPEHLEEASNVVNNSENVTEEKCSDLNIVVLGEINNDTVMERQKKILHGNDETYVEKPCRLETCVSPVRGSSPSGSLASSLDGLAARLKDFDESHSLPPPSPRPSSSCRLPRSSPSSPAPSKKGKRPASASPIRRRLLSSPLLNRRTRKSRGESSDEEGLIQDDSSSNYRDLETFQKAQLRQKLKQRGAGMSNGHNKQETTRRELVMHNKAPMWNEASQVYQLDFGGRVTQESAKNFQIEFRGKQVMQFGRIDGNAYTLDFQYPFSALQAFAVALANVTQRLK; from the exons ATGGCTCTTATATGTtatcga gaTGGTTTCGTATTGGTCGGCAGTGTTGGTGGACAAAGATATTGGTCGTCTATGTTGAACGACAAAGCTACGATAACTTGTGGAATTTGGACACCGGATGATCAACAg GTTTATTTTGGAACAACGGCTGGACAATTGATAGTGATGGATGTGCATGGTGCAATGGTATCGGAGGTACAATTGGCAGCGGGTGTTACCTCAATGGCTTGGAGTGCCGAAAAATTTACGATGGAGGAAGGTGACGAAGATGTTACAAGCGATAAATCAAGAAGGG ACGAACGTAATTACATATTAGCTGTTTGCCTTGCCGATGGTAACATAGTTATGCTTCGTTCCTTCGACGACGTATCACCAATAACTATACgtacaaatttaaaaacaCCTTTACACGCAGAATGGAGTAATTCAAGAAAGTTATTAGCTATTGCGGGAACGAAGGATTCGGATTCTCTTCctcaaaataattcattagaaTATACGAACCTATTAAAGTTCTATTCGGTTAACGGTACCCTCGTTTACACGACAGTAATTCCATACACgcag TGCCCTGTATCGGCGTTAACCTGGGGTCATAACGACAGAAGACTCTTCGTAGCCACTGGTGCAAGAGTACATGCGGCATGGGTCTCCAG GAGGGTCGGTTCATTGCAGTTGCTATCTAGATTAGCAGTGAGGGCAGCCCTCACAAGAGAATCCAGTGTCCAACAACTTCCGTTACCATCTAGATTAAGAGCATCGGTAGCTGCATTGTTTGCTAGTACGATACG tttttttttccctccgttttccttttctttttcttttcttttggtttttttttttttttctttttgtttcttttccattaGGTGTCCAGTACCAGAGCCAAGAGAATTAAGACGTTTTGTATCTAGGCCACCAGCTGGAAGTGGAAGATTACATTGTACAATGCTTAGACATGCCGTAGAACCTATACCttgttatacattatatttagaatatttagGTGGTTTGGTACCATTATTAAAAGGTCGAAGAACCAGTAAAATCAGGCCAGAGTTTGTAATATTCGATCCCCAGAGTCAAGACACTTTACAATTATTCGACGATGTATCACAATGTCCTTCCTTCAGCGATGGTTCTGATACAGAAAGAGATACCGCAGATTTATGTGGTTCCCCAAGAAATCGtcgaaaaaatagaagaaagaaggaagaaaagggcTCAGAGGAAACTGATGATCTCACTTACGTCGACACTTTGCCCGAG CACGCTAGATTGGTCGAAGTAACGTCAAATATTTGGGGCACGAAATTTAAATTCCACGGCTTGGCAGATTCTGTACCAGCTAACTTAGGTCAAGTTACTTATCGAACATCATTGTTACATTTGCAACCAAGGCAAATGACATTGGTGATGACGGAATTGAGAGATGATTTACCTGCAG GTCCAGATCCAAGTTTCAACCCTAATTTATTTTCCGAAGACGAGGAGGAAACATTTCAGGATCTTCAGGGAACTTCTAGAGCAACGTCGGAAACTCAGCCACCTCCGATAGCTCCTATGACGCCGCGAAACGCACGACTGAATCCAAATCGTCCAAAGTCACAAATctcaaatcaatttttaaccACAGAAGCCTTACCTGCCTCTTTGGCACGCGTCGAAAATTATGAAAACGAATTCCCATATGTAGATCTTCAAGAGATGACGAATTTGTATGAGAATATAAGAAGCGCACCTACGAATACTTATCGTACACCACCTAGGCACAATCCACCTAGATGTTGCGACGTTCCAGCTTTGCAATCGCCTAAAAATGCAGTCGCGCCGACACAAACTTTAATAGCCACGTCGAATACAGGTACCGATTATTCGAGTAATATTCAAAGAGTTAAGACGGCATTGGCCGATCAACAAAATACCGGTATGGTTACGAAAAAGGAACTCGAAAATAATAAGCTCAATCAGATATCTCAAGAGGACAAATCTAGCCTAAATTCTGGTTCGTCCAACATCATTCCAACGTCCATGCATAACGGCCAGGTACCATTAGCCGAAGCATCGAGCTCGCAAAACtccatattaaataatttggaTGGTGGTAACGATTGTTCCCAATCACAAATGATTTATATGAATGGCTTGAACATCATGACGTCATGTTCGAGTAACGTCCTAAACTCAAATCACTCGAACAACGTGCAACAAAGCTGCCACGGTTTCTTACATCCAAGGAACAATCAAAATAATGGGACTAACTTGAGCATAAGCCCATCGCAAAGTAATTTAAATCCATTTTCAAAACATAATAATGGCTCGAACGGTTCGTCCAGTTTATTACTTCCGTCTACGTGTTCCTATCAATTATCAGATAATTCTGATCACGAACAATCGACTTCATGTTCGCCGTGTAATTTGAAACaacaaaaggaaatgaaatctCAGGGTAGTTATGGAAAAATCAATGTTTCTAATCAATCAAACGGAAAGACAGAAGAGCTTCGTTTTATCGACGAAGAGAGTAAAGCCGAGGCGGACATTGAACAATTTCGTGGTGTTCATAGGACACCAACGGTCGTTAGTATTGGTCCACTTTGTTCAAATGATTCAATAGTAAGAAGTTGTAGCGTTGGATATTTAGATCTGGTAGACGTTCATCAGTTGGTTCCTTGCGATGTTGCCTTGAAAATGTTGAGAAAGGAAGCGCCTAACAAGAGATTGGTATTGGTttcgagaaaaacaaaaagaaggaaaaagaatagacCACAGCACGATATTGGACAACAAAATAGTAAACCACCGAGACTTCGTAATTGTGGTAAATCGAAGAGTTTAGACTCCAGTGATATATTCCCTAGTAACGAACTTATAACTACACCTCCTCAATTGCCTGAACACCTTGAGGAAGCATCGAACGTTGTTAATAATTCTGAAAATGTAACGGAGGAGAAGTGCAGTGATTTGAATATAGTAGTATTAGGAGAGATTAACAACGATACCGTGATGGAACGTCAAAAAAAGATACTTCATGGTAACGATGAAACTTACGTTGAGAAACCATGTCGATTGGAAACTTGTGTGTCTCCTGTTAG gGGTTCTAGTCCAAGTGGTTCTTTGGCATCATCATTGGACGGTCTTGCTGCAAGACTCAAAGATTTCGATGAGAGTCATTCTTTACCACCCCCATCACCTCGTCCATCCTCAAG ttGTAGACTGCCAAGAAGTTCACCAAGCAGTCCGGCACCctcgaagaaaggaaaaagaccaGCTTCGGCTTCGCCAATCAGAAGGAGGCTATTATCGAGTCCTTTGTTAAACAGGCGAACGCGAAAAAGTCGTGGCGAGAGTTCCGATGAGGAAGGATTAATACAGGACGACTCGTCATCGAATTATCGCGACTTGGAAACCTTTCAGAAAGCACAGCTACGTCAGAAA ttgAAACAAAGGGGTGCTGGAATGTCTAATGGTCATAATAAACAGGAGACAACTAGACGAGAACTTGTGATGCACAATAAAGCACCAATGTGGAACGAAGCTAGTCAGGTTTATCAGCTTGATTTTGGTGGTAGAGTAACACAAGAAAGTGCtaagaattttcaaattgaatttaGAGGGAAACAG GTGATGCAATTTGGCCGGATAGATGGAAATGCCTACACGTTGGATTTTCAATACCCTTTCAGTGCATTGCAAGCTTTTGCTGTTGCCTTGGCAAATGTTACGCAACGGCTCAAGTAA
- the LOC124953284 gene encoding tubby-related protein 4 isoform X2, with product MHLHFEKNNNAKCDCNILSLSWMGKVPDESPEDEGWKLDRTNYYQEGWLATGNARGLVGVTFTTSHCRTRAAELPLRANYNLRGHRSEVIFVKWNEPYQKLASCDSSGVIFVWIKYEGRWSIELINDRNTPVTHFSWSHDGRMALICYRDGFVLVGSVGGQRYWSSMLNDKATITCGIWTPDDQQVYFGTTAGQLIVMDVHGAMVSEVQLAAGVTSMAWSAEKFTMEEGDEDVTSDKSRRDERNYILAVCLADGNIVMLRSFDDVSPITIRTNLKTPLHAEWSNSRKLLAIAGTKDSDSLPQNNSLEYTNLLKFYSVNGTLVYTTVIPYTQCPVSALTWGHNDRRLFVATGARVHAAWVSRRVGSLQLLSRLAVRAALTRESSVQQLPLPSRLRASVAALFASTIRFFFPPFSFSFSFLLVFFFFSFCFFSIRCPVPEPRELRRFVSRPPAGSGRLHCTMLRHAVEPIPCYTLYLEYLGGLVPLLKGRRTSKIRPEFVIFDPQSQDTLQLFDDVSQCPSFSDGSDTERDTADLCGSPRNRRKNRRKKEEKGSEETDDLTYVDTLPEHARLVEVTSNIWGTKFKFHGLADSVPANLGQVTYRTSLLHLQPRQMTLVMTELRDDLPAGPDPSFNPNLFSEDEEETFQDLQGTSRATSETQPPPIAPMTPRNARLNPNRPKSQISNQFLTTEALPASLARVENYENEFPYVDLQEMTNLYENIRSAPTNTYRTPPRHNPPRCCDVPALQSPKNAVAPTQTLIATSNTGTDYSSNIQRVKTALADQQNTGMVTKKELENNKLNQISQEDKSSLNSGSSNIIPTSMHNGQVPLAEASSSQNSILNNLDGGNDCSQSQMIYMNGLNIMTSCSSNVLNSNHSNNVQQSCHGFLHPRNNQNNGTNLSISPSQSNLNPFSKHNNGSNGSSSLLLPSTCSYQLSDNSDHEQSTSCSPCNLKQQKEMKSQGSYGKINVSNQSNGKTEELRFIDEESKAEADIEQFRGVHRTPTVVSIGPLCSNDSIVRSCSVGYLDLVDVHQLVPCDVALKMLRKEAPNKRLVLVSRKTKRRKKNRPQHDIGQQNSKPPRLRNCGKSKSLDSSDIFPSNELITTPPQLPEHLEEASNVVNNSENVTEEKCSDLNIVVLGEINNDTVMERQKKILHGNDETYVEKPCRLETCVSPVRGSSPSGSLASSLDGLAARLKDFDESHSLPPPSPRPSSRLPRSSPSSPAPSKKGKRPASASPIRRRLLSSPLLNRRTRKSRGESSDEEGLIQDDSSSNYRDLETFQKAQLRQKLKQRGAGMSNGHNKQETTRRELVMHNKAPMWNEASQVYQLDFGGRVTQESAKNFQIEFRGKQVMQFGRIDGNAYTLDFQYPFSALQAFAVALANVTQRLK from the exons gtaATATTTGTGAAATGGAACGAGCCATATCAGAAGTTAGCATCATGTGACAGTTCAGGTGTAATCTTCGTTTGGATAAAATACGAAGGAAGATGGAGTATAGAATTGATAAATGATAGGAACACACCTGTGACGCATTTCTCTTGGTCTCACGATGGTCGAATGGCTCTTATATGTtatcga gaTGGTTTCGTATTGGTCGGCAGTGTTGGTGGACAAAGATATTGGTCGTCTATGTTGAACGACAAAGCTACGATAACTTGTGGAATTTGGACACCGGATGATCAACAg GTTTATTTTGGAACAACGGCTGGACAATTGATAGTGATGGATGTGCATGGTGCAATGGTATCGGAGGTACAATTGGCAGCGGGTGTTACCTCAATGGCTTGGAGTGCCGAAAAATTTACGATGGAGGAAGGTGACGAAGATGTTACAAGCGATAAATCAAGAAGGG ACGAACGTAATTACATATTAGCTGTTTGCCTTGCCGATGGTAACATAGTTATGCTTCGTTCCTTCGACGACGTATCACCAATAACTATACgtacaaatttaaaaacaCCTTTACACGCAGAATGGAGTAATTCAAGAAAGTTATTAGCTATTGCGGGAACGAAGGATTCGGATTCTCTTCctcaaaataattcattagaaTATACGAACCTATTAAAGTTCTATTCGGTTAACGGTACCCTCGTTTACACGACAGTAATTCCATACACgcag TGCCCTGTATCGGCGTTAACCTGGGGTCATAACGACAGAAGACTCTTCGTAGCCACTGGTGCAAGAGTACATGCGGCATGGGTCTCCAG GAGGGTCGGTTCATTGCAGTTGCTATCTAGATTAGCAGTGAGGGCAGCCCTCACAAGAGAATCCAGTGTCCAACAACTTCCGTTACCATCTAGATTAAGAGCATCGGTAGCTGCATTGTTTGCTAGTACGATACG tttttttttccctccgttttccttttctttttcttttcttttggtttttttttttttttctttttgtttcttttccattaGGTGTCCAGTACCAGAGCCAAGAGAATTAAGACGTTTTGTATCTAGGCCACCAGCTGGAAGTGGAAGATTACATTGTACAATGCTTAGACATGCCGTAGAACCTATACCttgttatacattatatttagaatatttagGTGGTTTGGTACCATTATTAAAAGGTCGAAGAACCAGTAAAATCAGGCCAGAGTTTGTAATATTCGATCCCCAGAGTCAAGACACTTTACAATTATTCGACGATGTATCACAATGTCCTTCCTTCAGCGATGGTTCTGATACAGAAAGAGATACCGCAGATTTATGTGGTTCCCCAAGAAATCGtcgaaaaaatagaagaaagaaggaagaaaagggcTCAGAGGAAACTGATGATCTCACTTACGTCGACACTTTGCCCGAG CACGCTAGATTGGTCGAAGTAACGTCAAATATTTGGGGCACGAAATTTAAATTCCACGGCTTGGCAGATTCTGTACCAGCTAACTTAGGTCAAGTTACTTATCGAACATCATTGTTACATTTGCAACCAAGGCAAATGACATTGGTGATGACGGAATTGAGAGATGATTTACCTGCAG GTCCAGATCCAAGTTTCAACCCTAATTTATTTTCCGAAGACGAGGAGGAAACATTTCAGGATCTTCAGGGAACTTCTAGAGCAACGTCGGAAACTCAGCCACCTCCGATAGCTCCTATGACGCCGCGAAACGCACGACTGAATCCAAATCGTCCAAAGTCACAAATctcaaatcaatttttaaccACAGAAGCCTTACCTGCCTCTTTGGCACGCGTCGAAAATTATGAAAACGAATTCCCATATGTAGATCTTCAAGAGATGACGAATTTGTATGAGAATATAAGAAGCGCACCTACGAATACTTATCGTACACCACCTAGGCACAATCCACCTAGATGTTGCGACGTTCCAGCTTTGCAATCGCCTAAAAATGCAGTCGCGCCGACACAAACTTTAATAGCCACGTCGAATACAGGTACCGATTATTCGAGTAATATTCAAAGAGTTAAGACGGCATTGGCCGATCAACAAAATACCGGTATGGTTACGAAAAAGGAACTCGAAAATAATAAGCTCAATCAGATATCTCAAGAGGACAAATCTAGCCTAAATTCTGGTTCGTCCAACATCATTCCAACGTCCATGCATAACGGCCAGGTACCATTAGCCGAAGCATCGAGCTCGCAAAACtccatattaaataatttggaTGGTGGTAACGATTGTTCCCAATCACAAATGATTTATATGAATGGCTTGAACATCATGACGTCATGTTCGAGTAACGTCCTAAACTCAAATCACTCGAACAACGTGCAACAAAGCTGCCACGGTTTCTTACATCCAAGGAACAATCAAAATAATGGGACTAACTTGAGCATAAGCCCATCGCAAAGTAATTTAAATCCATTTTCAAAACATAATAATGGCTCGAACGGTTCGTCCAGTTTATTACTTCCGTCTACGTGTTCCTATCAATTATCAGATAATTCTGATCACGAACAATCGACTTCATGTTCGCCGTGTAATTTGAAACaacaaaaggaaatgaaatctCAGGGTAGTTATGGAAAAATCAATGTTTCTAATCAATCAAACGGAAAGACAGAAGAGCTTCGTTTTATCGACGAAGAGAGTAAAGCCGAGGCGGACATTGAACAATTTCGTGGTGTTCATAGGACACCAACGGTCGTTAGTATTGGTCCACTTTGTTCAAATGATTCAATAGTAAGAAGTTGTAGCGTTGGATATTTAGATCTGGTAGACGTTCATCAGTTGGTTCCTTGCGATGTTGCCTTGAAAATGTTGAGAAAGGAAGCGCCTAACAAGAGATTGGTATTGGTttcgagaaaaacaaaaagaaggaaaaagaatagacCACAGCACGATATTGGACAACAAAATAGTAAACCACCGAGACTTCGTAATTGTGGTAAATCGAAGAGTTTAGACTCCAGTGATATATTCCCTAGTAACGAACTTATAACTACACCTCCTCAATTGCCTGAACACCTTGAGGAAGCATCGAACGTTGTTAATAATTCTGAAAATGTAACGGAGGAGAAGTGCAGTGATTTGAATATAGTAGTATTAGGAGAGATTAACAACGATACCGTGATGGAACGTCAAAAAAAGATACTTCATGGTAACGATGAAACTTACGTTGAGAAACCATGTCGATTGGAAACTTGTGTGTCTCCTGTTAG gGGTTCTAGTCCAAGTGGTTCTTTGGCATCATCATTGGACGGTCTTGCTGCAAGACTCAAAGATTTCGATGAGAGTCATTCTTTACCACCCCCATCACCTCGTCCATCCTCAAG ACTGCCAAGAAGTTCACCAAGCAGTCCGGCACCctcgaagaaaggaaaaagaccaGCTTCGGCTTCGCCAATCAGAAGGAGGCTATTATCGAGTCCTTTGTTAAACAGGCGAACGCGAAAAAGTCGTGGCGAGAGTTCCGATGAGGAAGGATTAATACAGGACGACTCGTCATCGAATTATCGCGACTTGGAAACCTTTCAGAAAGCACAGCTACGTCAGAAA ttgAAACAAAGGGGTGCTGGAATGTCTAATGGTCATAATAAACAGGAGACAACTAGACGAGAACTTGTGATGCACAATAAAGCACCAATGTGGAACGAAGCTAGTCAGGTTTATCAGCTTGATTTTGGTGGTAGAGTAACACAAGAAAGTGCtaagaattttcaaattgaatttaGAGGGAAACAG GTGATGCAATTTGGCCGGATAGATGGAAATGCCTACACGTTGGATTTTCAATACCCTTTCAGTGCATTGCAAGCTTTTGCTGTTGCCTTGGCAAATGTTACGCAACGGCTCAAGTAA